TCACgaaaagctatgaaaatatCTCTTCAAGTCACAAACCTAGACAAGCAATTATTCACTCCGATCCTTTGGCTCTCTGTATTTCCACTGGATGTAGtcaaaaatgtctttctcaCATTCTACTGGTAGGGCCTCCCCAGCAACTCCTGCAAGCATATTACAGATGCTATTTGAAAGGTGGAAATTCCATACAATCCTGGACTGCAAAATGCATTGCAAGATTAAGACAAACTGCTGTaagcaaaacagattaaaaaaaaaaaaacaccaacaaacgCCCACAGACTCACACAATATTTAGATATTAATTCTcagtgtcagaagaaaaaagataaccAATTAACCTTGGGGCTACATGGttatacaattaaaatacatatatttatacacacatatatacgATATAGTAAGCCCTCCTGCAAAGAGCaacagaaggacaaaaaaagatcatgttaaaagaacaagaaaacatgTGCTGTGCATTACACTGAAAATCCAGCCTGTACATCGGTAAGACTAAGTAGATTAGGTGGCCTGATACGGTTATTGTATACTGCCTATACGTTAGTAGCCTGCCTCCCCTGCTATAATGGTGTCAAGTACCAGAAAGGCCACAGTGAAAAATTTCATTAACTACGGTATTTACCCGGACTTCCAATACACTGAGACACCAGTTTAAGGAGATGATCACACAAAACATGGAACTATAAAGAAAACTATGTGTAAAGGCCTAGACTGACCAGTGACGCCCAAGGGACGGATTGTATACTCATTGATTGTGAAGCCCATTTCCAGAGCATGAGTTCTCATGTTCTTATTGAATATATCACTGCCTGTGAAATACAGTACACCACAGTAATATTGATCTTTAGGGATGAACCTAGAatagaagtggaagaaaaatatagatttaGGACAAATATAAAGCTACAAGCCATTTGGAGTTCAGCTGCTCAGCCACTGTTCTAGGTTTGCCACCTTTTTAAGTGCACACATGCTGGAATTCTGTACATTACTGGTGTTCAGCCACTGCATGGTTATGGTGCTTGCACCAGTGACAAGAAAGAATTTATATCAAAGCAGTATTGATAACATAGGTCATGATTATGAAATTGAATAGAAAGCCATGATTTGAAATACTCTTGCTAATATCCTGTTCTAAACTGGCAGTTGTACAGTGGCTTCTATACAAGGTAATTGGAAACCTGTTAAATGCTATATTCTAGACATGGGAATAGAAATTTGAATGCAGATTCGAAGCTAATATCTATTACGTAGTAGATagctaaagttttttttttgtttggttggttttgtttttaaaggtgtACCTGATATCAATTCTCCTATGTGGATACGCTGTTCCATCTTCTTTATTTGGCAGCTGACAGACACCCTGAGAGAAGGTAAAGAAAGtgagaaattcaaaatgaagttaAACATATTTGAGATAGCCTTACAGGGCTCTACTGTTCTTAATAGCCCAGCCCTAGACAACCTTTTGAAATACACATTTCCAAATATATAATTCTGGTTTGATCATCAGTCATCTTGAAGAgcaaaaaagaattaaattcttGTTGaactgattaaatattttattagaacaGCTGGGTATCATTAGTACTGTGAATCACTGTTTTATGCTGCTAAGAGAACTGTAGTTCAATAGAGTCTATAATTACTTCCTAAGTTATTACAGCAGGAGGAATCACAGGACTTCTTTTCCATCCCTCTACCCTAATTATTATCAGGCTCTTCAGTATGGACAAACATCAGTAAGAtcaggaaaatgcaaacaagctCATGCTAAAACAAGCTCATgctaatacaaataaaagtacagattttttttcccgaGATATCCTCTACCATTTTTCGTTTCAAACTGCTTTGTAATCTCCATGCAATCcatacatttaaagaaaaaggctcaTATCGAGTTTACGATGACCAAAAATGACAGTGCAATAAGGGTCAGGGAAATGAACCATAATAAcataatgatgaaaaatgtttacataTTAGACTGTCTCACAGACTACAGCTTCATACTAAGACAACTTCTATTCCtagctttgttttgaaagtttaaCATTGCCTGTATTTTTGAAGCTATGAAGACTGTTTCCTTACAGTAACTTGTTTTTCTCATATTCTCAGCTACAATCATATTTCCCTTTTTACAACATTCCTTTGTTAGCTTCCACTTTGAAGGCAAGAGCTACTGTACAACTATTTTAAGACTGATAGGATTATGCAGAAAAAGCGGTCAAACTATAATGAGCTTGTAGAACTGTGAATTCAGCCTGGGCTGTTGAGCATCTCTGCTTCTGGCTCAcctatacatacatacatacatatatatgtatttagcTTTAAAGCCATACGGTATGCACAATCAATTTGGCAAAAATGAGGGTAGTTTTGGTTTATTCCTCCTAAAGATCAAGCCTAAAAAGCCATCAGGTTTCATTCCCTCTCAGAATGCAACACaaactaaactgaaaacaaagtcttAACAGGGTTCTTTGAGCTCTAATTTCAactataaacaaacaaacaagtccTCAACCCTAACAGCCCCTTTTATCTTGGGAAAACAAGTATCTTTTAACTGTAGTAGATATAGTGTGTCACGAAGGTTATATCAGTGGGGTTCAAAACTAGATGAGTACCTGCAGATTTCTGAATACTGAAATTTTAACGGGAGATTCACTAAAaggcaactgaaaaaaaaaataaatagataaaaaccAAGAAAACTACAACTCCAGCAGTCTAAACAAAATTTGATGTGTATATCCTAGTTTCTGTCATGAGAGGTAATCTCCGCCACATTCCCCCACCACAAAAAACCTTACCATGAATTTGGTGTCACCTTTAGACAGCACGTCTGTGACAAAGTGGACTTTCTCCAGCTGTTCTACAACTCGATGCAGAAGTTTTGACTAGGAACAGTgacaacacagaagaaaaaattacttcacAAGCAACAATATCTTACTTGTTTTACGCACAGGACATAACCACATAACTACAGGACATCACCATAATGATATATATATGCTATTGCATATGAACTTTGAGGGGGAAAAGATGAGAGTTAATAGTGAGAAAAAGCTAATGAAATTACAATTATGAAATAAGGAGTTTCCTGTGAAATCCATGTCAGATTGCTTCCATTTGAAATGACAAAGCTTCTTTGTTGGTTTCAGTTTTCAACTCTCAAGCAACAAATCTACAGAAgcaacacaacaacaaacataGCATCACTTGGAATTCTCAAGAGTTAGCCGCAACAGATGGTAAGGGCAGCAGGACATTTGCTTCTCTGAAAGCATGTGGCTACATGAAGAGATAGTAACGCTGCCTTTAATCCCTGCTTTATTCAGCTAGTTCTTACAATTCTACCTTGTAAAGCATGTGAATCTGGGGAGTTTAAGGGATGAAGATGGAGGGAAGAATAAGAGTAAATATACTACACTGAGAACGCAACATAATGCACAGACCCGAGAAGCGATTTCAAATCCTCAAAATAAACAAGGTGATCAAAGAGTTGAGTTTACTATTACAGTAACAAAAGATGCAGGAAGCTGTAATGCAAGTCTGAGATTACATATCTTATGAATTTAAACATGCCCTTCTGGAAGTAACGCACAGTACTGATCCACAGTAGCAGAGAAACACACCTGTTTGGATGCTTCAGATGTGAAAGTTGGATGGGTTAAGAGAACATCCATATCACCACTCGACTCTGCACCTAGGCAAgtaagaagcaaagaaaaatcctgtaTAAGACAGAAAGCATATGAACATTGATGAATGTGCATCTAACCTCATCTTTCTAGTAGAAAATAGTGAATATTCAAGGTATTTACAAAAACTGATCTTAAGGGAAGAGAGCCCCACTCTTTTGATATCAccacatttctcagaaaaacagctaaaaatttGCTGCTATACTCTCTAGCAATGAAGCACAAACACTTCATTTAAAGGATTTATGTGGACATTTCATCACTGAACTAACCAGTTAAGACAATGCTAACACAAAAAGCTCAATTTTAGCATAAACGCACTCTCCAGAAGAACATGTATTAATGAGTCTTGTTTATTAGCCCTAATTAAAACACGACAAGATCGCAGTGTACCAACCTCGTCTAAAACTGCCACAGACTGTAGCAATATACTTTGGGTCAAGGTTCTTTACCTCTTTCAGCACAATTTCCTATGGAAAGAGGACAGATGAGCATTTAAAGGTGCCAGTCATTCATTGGCCCTCACTGCCTCAAGTTCTTAACAGAGACTTTCTTACCTGCATTTGCAGCATTTCTTCCCTTGGGATTCTTTTTTCAAAGTCTTCAAAATATCTGAGTATAGAATAAAAGCATCTGACTTAGTGGTAAGGGTCACATCTTAAAATTCTTGACAATTAAATGTGTTATCAGAAGAAACAATAAACATTGTCTCACCAAAAGCTCCCCATTCTCACCACaaagaatttagaaaatatcTTTCCAAGCAATAGATGTGCAAGTTTGACAGTGCTTAGAAGATAGCTTCATGCTTGTTTTTCCACTATATCTAAAGAGCTGCTATGACTTGGGAATAATATTACCATATGGTCAGTGGTTTATATTTACATAGCCCTccgaaaaaaaaaaggtacctgACAAAACTCGGTCCATCAGCAATAAGCAGGAACAGGTCCCTCACCCTGGTCAGAGGTGGCCTATGTTGCCAAAAGCCAAATAAAGCTCCTTGAATAGTTATACACGGAGCTGTAGAAAACAGACTGCCAGCATGCTGCTTGGCCATGGAAAAGAGGCCAGGTGAAACAATGATGTCTGACCAGCAGGCACATTCTTCCCTTTTGCAGCACCAGAACCACTGACAGGAGGTACTAGCAGTGGTACTGCGGCCTGGGAGCCACACGTTACCTGACATGTGTGACTCATCCATCCTAATCCCTACTGAATTTCAACTCcaatgaaacaaaagcaaagaactgCCAAAAAGCATGCAGATGAAACAGGACTCATTGGCCTGTGTAACCTTACATTACATTCTGGTGTCTAAAGGAGTCATTAGAAAAGCCAAGCACTTGCACCCAAGAAAGCTTACTTCAACCCAATTCGCTGGTGATGGGTCAGCTTGTGCTCATTTTTTCTTAGATCTAGAAGgattagtgaaaaaaaattacttgagGGTAAAAGTCTTACAGTAAGTTTCCAACAATGCAAAGGTGATGCAAATGAAGAGTATCTAACAAGCAAATAGCAACCTCAAACACAATGAAGAGATTTTAAGCAGACTGCTCAACAGCTGATAGCATGAGAAGAAATGATTAGCGCACCTTCCTGATAAAGACTTCAATGGACTATTCActtgaaagacaaaaatcaatgtTATTTTCCGTGTAATCTCTAAGTACGTTATTGTAAATGCGTATATAATGCCTTTAGCCTGTTCActaacttcagcttttttttttcttgtaaatataCTTTCCCCAGAAGGAAGGCACATCCGCTATCGCAGTACTATTGTGAAACAGGCAGCTTGACAAAAGAAACTTTATTGGAGTGTGAACTGATGACCCAAAGTTACACTCACCCTCTAAAGTTTTAATTCCTTCCTCAACAAActtcctggcagcagctggactAGAAAGAGACAAAGCAAGATGCAATCAGGAACAGCAAGAGTCTTACAACACTGAAAAGAACGTTTGTATTCATAGTAACTCCCTGGGTTCTTTGAGGCCAAGATTAAACTTGCTTCTAATGCTTACCTTTTGGCATgcacattttcaatttttactttgaaacagAGATGGCTATCCAAGGCTTGGCCTGCACATTTTTAGCACTGACAGAACTATATAGTGACgtataatttaaaaaagtaaataaaaaacaaaatctcaccAAACAGGCAATAGTGCTTTAGACAGCTATACTGGGATGTAACTGGATGTACGATAAGAACTACTTTAACCATGAATAGTCTCTAAACCAGCTGatagcagcaacaacaaaagcatcTTTAGagtagcatttaaaaacaaacaaaaaatccacaagGCTCCAGCTTGCAACGTCCAGTACAACAAAGTAGTCCCAATTCCAATTTGGCTGGAGAGTTTGTGACAATCACAACATAAGTATCCTCAAACTTTGAGCAAATCTTCACTCGGAGAATTACTGGAGATCCATAACGTTCTCTGTCCTCAACCTCAAGGGTCTTGAATactgctcttccctccccctcccatAACATTCTACTCTGCTTTGTTTCTAAGGACTCACAGGTCCCTAATTCAGTCAAACCTATTCTCAGCAAGCAGTATCACAGCCCCACACACTCAGGAAACTGATCTCTACCACTGTTGTTTTTTGATGCACGTGCCTGCGTGAAAGCTGAGCTCTTTTCTGCTGGGGATTCCCTaagcacagaacagaaactAGAACAGGTTTGGGACCTTCTAACACCATCTTTCTgaaaagcccttttttttttttttttttgggggaaaggCTTTTTCAGGACTCTGCTTCTTTTACAAACAGCACCAAAATACCATTATCCCTGGCCAAATTTCACACTGTAAGTCCCAAAGACTCCTACTTCACCTAAGCAATTCTACTCTTCTCTATTTTTCATGGTTATGTTTTTGATCACctattttctccttccctttcagCTTGCACACAGGAGCTTTCCACTTCCATTCCTCTACTGCAAAGTCTGTAATTGACAactgtcttttcttcttgtgcagTTGTCTCCGCAACTCTGAGGTCTTGGTGTGGGTACTACAGCATCAGCCCAAACtcattcttttcagaatttataaTCACACAATTTCTGTTTATAACTCcaccaaataaaacaaacaagaacaagcaaatgaacaacaacaacaaaacaccaccaaaataACTAAGCGTTACCCAATGCCAGTAACTCGTGTCAGGAGGTTGATAGATGCACTTGTATCATCTTGTCGaatctgcaaaaacaaaacaacacaaaccaaGTCTTCTTTGCTCCATTTGCAGTACATAAAGGAAGCTTAAGAAGATAAAACAACTTGGTCAGATTCTGCTTTGGAGAGCTACTAcaaatcagaacaaaacagcaCCAACAGTAGAACTGTGCATTACTACAGTGCCATATGTACCATGCCTACAAACTATCTTGACTTCCCATGCGAAGGTGAACAGCATGCTTAAAACTCAGAACTCAACAGCCTTCCGGAGTCATAATTCTACTTCTCACGGAAAACATTCACATACTGATTATAtaatctcaaatattttcagaagtaggTAATACTGAAACTTTGGCAGAACTTCTGGTTCCTTGCTTTGTACTCAGCACAGACTCCACGTCAACCATTCAACagggccaagtgcaaggtcctgcacctgggtcagggcaatcccaagcacaaacacaggctgggtggagaacaGATTCAGAGCAGCCCCtaggagaaggacctgggggtgtcAGTTGATGAGAAACTCAAAAAGAGCTGGCAATGTgcgtttgcagcccagaaagccacctgtgtcctgggctgcatcaaaagtaGCATGACCAGCtggtcaagggaggtgattctccccctctgctcctctctctgAGACCAcagctggagccctgcattcagctctgtgGCCCCCAGCACAGAAAGGACAGACCTATTAGAGCACGTCCAGAGGAGGTCCATGCggatgaccagagggctggaacacctaTACAAAAACagactgagggagttggggtggttcagcctggagaagagaaggctctgggcagACCTTCTAgtggccttccaatacctaaagggggcctagaGGAAAGCTGTGGAGGAACTCCTTGTCAGAGAGTGTAGTTGAaaggacaaggagtaatggctttaagctaaaagaggatagattcagattagatatTAGAAAGAAGCTCTTTACaaagagggtggtgaggcactggaacaggctgcccagaggagctgtggatgccccatccctagaagtgctcaaggctggatggggctttgagcaacctggtctagggAAAAGTGTCCCTGGCCActgcaggggggttggaactggatgatctttaaggttccttccaacccaagccattctgtgattctaatgCTTGACTTGAGTCTCACCGCAGAGAGCATTAGAAATTGCACATAGCAAGCAGGCTACGTCGTaaagtacaaagaaaagcaagtgccgAGAAGTACAGCACAAGGGAAGAAACACACCTTTTCCAATTTGCGTAGTTTTCCAGTGGATAAAAACTCATCaattttctctgctattttaGCACCGACTCCATCCTAAATATTTGGGGAGGAGAAAACACCAGTTAATCTCAAGATCACTTatagccaggaaaaaaagaaagctccaCAGAAAGAACTATGATGTCACTTAAACCACAATAAAACATCGGTCCATAAGGGAACAACAGCATGCAGGGTTCCACACGAGCAGCATA
The Cygnus olor isolate bCygOlo1 chromosome 27, bCygOlo1.pri.v2, whole genome shotgun sequence DNA segment above includes these coding regions:
- the POLB gene encoding DNA polymerase beta isoform X3 — encoded protein: MHVITQLANYERNVNRAIHKYNAYRKAASVIARYPSEIRSGAEAKKLDGVGAKIAEKIDEFLSTGKLRKLEKIRQDDTSASINLLTRVTGIGPAAARKFVEEGIKTLEDLRKNEHKLTHHQRIGLKYFEDFEKRIPREEMLQMQEIVLKEVKNLDPKYIATVCGSFRRGAESSGDMDVLLTHPTFTSEASKQSKLLHRVVEQLEKVHFVTDVLSKGDTKFMGVCQLPNKEDGTAYPHRRIDIRFIPKDQYYCGVLYFTGSDIFNKNMRTHALEMGFTINEYTIRPLGVTGVAGEALPVECEKDIFDYIQWKYREPKDRSE
- the POLB gene encoding DNA polymerase beta isoform X1, giving the protein MSKRKAPAGSPNQGITDLLTELANYERNVNRAIHKYNAYRKAASVIARYPSEIRSGAEAKKLVGVRALPAGGRPGGADGVGAKIAEKIDEFLSTGKLRKLEKIRQDDTSASINLLTRVTGIGPAAARKFVEEGIKTLEDLRKNEHKLTHHQRIGLKYFEDFEKRIPREEMLQMQEIVLKEVKNLDPKYIATVCGSFRRGAESSGDMDVLLTHPTFTSEASKQSKLLHRVVEQLEKVHFVTDVLSKGDTKFMGVCQLPNKEDGTAYPHRRIDIRFIPKDQYYCGVLYFTGSDIFNKNMRTHALEMGFTINEYTIRPLGVTGVAGEALPVECEKDIFDYIQWKYREPKDRSE
- the POLB gene encoding DNA polymerase beta isoform X2; the encoded protein is MSKRKAPAGSPNQGITDLLTELANYERNVNRAIHKYNAYRKAASVIARYPSEIRSGAEAKKLDGVGAKIAEKIDEFLSTGKLRKLEKIRQDDTSASINLLTRVTGIGPAAARKFVEEGIKTLEDLRKNEHKLTHHQRIGLKYFEDFEKRIPREEMLQMQEIVLKEVKNLDPKYIATVCGSFRRGAESSGDMDVLLTHPTFTSEASKQSKLLHRVVEQLEKVHFVTDVLSKGDTKFMGVCQLPNKEDGTAYPHRRIDIRFIPKDQYYCGVLYFTGSDIFNKNMRTHALEMGFTINEYTIRPLGVTGVAGEALPVECEKDIFDYIQWKYREPKDRSE